Within Chelatococcus sp. HY11, the genomic segment CGCCACGCTCGTCCAACTCCCCCTCGCCGCCAGAGCAATCAGTTGATCGTCGGGTAGGGAATAAACGTTGTCTGGCCAGCCTCATTGTCATAGGCAGCGCCATAGAGACGCCCGCCGATCTGCCGTAGCGTCAGCTTGCCGGGGGCGGCTTTCGCGGCGGCGAGAAGCGCATCGATGGAAGGCGCGATCTCCTTGGGCGCGAGCGTCGGCTCCAAGGTGGCGACGATCGCGTGCAGGTAGGGCGCGACCTTTGCGCTGTCGCTCATGCACGCATCGGGCACCGTCAGCGAGAAGGTCAGAAGAACGCCACGGCGCGTGGTGTGCCCCTGTCCCTTCACGCAATCACCGCCGGTGAAAAAGACGAGCGACGACCCGTCGGGCGCCGCCATGTTCTTGTCCACCGCGAAGGCGAGCTTGGCGTTCGCCAGGGCGGGCTGGGCATTCAGCGACTTGAGGAAGGCTTCAGCGTTCAGGTTGAAGCCGTCGTCGGCACGCGCTCCAGAGGCCGGCAGGGTCGCCACCGCGAGCCCCGCCGCGAAGATTGCCACGCGACAGAACCCGGTCCACGGGCCAAGCACACGAAAAGACGACGCCATTACGCAACCTCTGGACGATTCCGAGCGAGCCATGCCGGCCCGACGGCCTGGCAGGAGCACAATACAGATTTAGCGATCCTTGAAAACCGCCGCCCGCTTCTCGACGAACGCGGCGCAGCCTTCCGCCGCATCCTCGCTCGAGGAGACAAGCCCGAAGAGCTCGGCCTCGATCCGCAAACCCTCGTCGAGCGAGACGGAAGCCCCCCGTTCCACGGCGGCGCGCGCGAGGCTCTGGGAGGAGAGGCTGAACCCCGTGAATTCGCCGGCAAAGGCAATCGCCGCGGAAACCACGTCCTCGCTCGCGACACGGTTGACGAGGCCGAACTTGTCGGCTTCCGCGGCATCGATGAACCGCCCGCTCATGATCAGCTCAAGCGCGCGGGCTTCGCCGATGAGGCGCGGCAAGCGTTGCGTGCCGCCGAAGCCGGGAAGGAGCCCGAGCTTGACTTCCGGCAGGCCCATCTTGGCCGATGCCAGCGCCACCCGGAAGGTGCAGGCGAGAGCCAGTTCAAAGCCGCCGCCGAAGGCGAAACCATTGATCGCCGCGATGGAGGGGACATTGAGGCGCCCGAGCCTGGCGAAGGTCGACTGGCCAAGCTCCGCCCGTTCCTTCATGGCGAGGGGCGACTGGGCAATGAATTCCTTGATATCGGCGCCGGCGCAGAAGGCCTTGGGGCCCGCGCCCGTGATGATGAGCGCACGCACGGCGTCATCCTTCGCCACCGTGTCGATCGCTTCGCCGAGCGCGCGGAGGACTTCGGCATTCAGCGCATTGAGAGCTTCAGGCCTGTTCAGCCGCAGAATAGCGCAGGATCCCTGATTGTCGCGTTCGACTACAGCCACACCGGCCTCCGTATTGTCTTGCATCTGGTGCCCACGTCCTATCACGGCCGGCAGGCAACGTCTCGATCTGACGCATCCACCACCTCGACGCGGCAGCTCACGATGGCTCGTGTGCCGAAGCATAGGCACCGGCCGTGAGAATATCATCACATCGCGAGCAATCACGCAGCCCGGCTGATCAATCGCAAAGCAATGGAACAGACATGGCCCGAGCACCATTGCTGTTCATTATGATCGAGCGCGAACACAGGGAGATGTTGACGCATTGACAGGGATCGCGCATCCACAGGTTGTTAACGATCGCGGAGCCATGACCCATGACGGACGTCCCAACGCGTTTTGCACTCTCGGGCGCTGACGTTTTCGACGGCCGAACCCGCCACCGCAAGCATGCGGTGATCGTCGATGAAGGCCGCATCCGCGCGATCGTGCCGGCGCGGGAACTGCCGGGGAATATCGAGGTCGTCCACGCCGATGGCGGCCTCGTCACCGCGGGTTTCATCGATCTGCAGGTCAATGGCGGCGGCGGCGTGCTGTTCAACAGCCAGCCGACCGTCGACGGCATTCGCGCTATCGTGGCCGCGCATGCCCGCATGGGCACGACCGCCCTGCTGCCCACCGTCATCACCGACCATCCCGAAGTCACATACGGCGCCATTACCGCTGTGCGCCAGGCCATCGCGCAGGGGGTCGAGGGGTGTCTCGGCATCCATATCGAGGGGCCCTTCATCGCGTCCGCGAAGAAAGGCGCCCACGACCCGGAGCTGATCCGGGATCTGAATGACGGCGAGTTGCTGCGCCTGACCCATACGGGCCTGCGCCATATCATGGTCACCCTGGCACCCG encodes:
- a CDS encoding enoyl-CoA hydratase-related protein, which encodes MQDNTEAGVAVVERDNQGSCAILRLNRPEALNALNAEVLRALGEAIDTVAKDDAVRALIITGAGPKAFCAGADIKEFIAQSPLAMKERAELGQSTFARLGRLNVPSIAAINGFAFGGGFELALACTFRVALASAKMGLPEVKLGLLPGFGGTQRLPRLIGEARALELIMSGRFIDAAEADKFGLVNRVASEDVVSAAIAFAGEFTGFSLSSQSLARAAVERGASVSLDEGLRIEAELFGLVSSSEDAAEGCAAFVEKRAAVFKDR